The Sorghum bicolor cultivar BTx623 chromosome 6, Sorghum_bicolor_NCBIv3, whole genome shotgun sequence genome contains the following window.
TCCACACACGGTTGTATACTCAATCTATCACTGCATGCTAGTGATGGAGCTTTTCAGCTTCGAGATAACTGTCATTTTGGTGATCGATACATCTttttgtttctgaatttatttcAGAATTAGTGCCTCCAACTTCTGCTTTGTAAATCTAGATGGTGTAGATGCATGTCGTAGTTTTGGCCCATCTGAATCCGAAATAGTAAGTACCGAGAGTGGAGACATACAATACTTTATTTTGTCAATCCATCATCTTAATCTTCTAGATATCAGATCACACATAACAAAGTTTGATATACCTATACGCACACCTTAAACAAGGCAAACTACGTTTTCACCATTTCGTATTTCCTACTGCCGCTCCAAAAGGTGGCTTCGTTCTTGTTTTATAAGCCGTATTTTTTCtgttctctcataacaaatcaacaAATAACATTTTGAGCCATTCAATATTTTCAGTCATGACTTTTTATATAATCGAACATACGTATATAAAGCTTGGCGTGTGACTCTAACTATCACTCGTACGCTAAGATGGGCATATTCTCAGGAattcaggtcttgtttagttttcaaaaaattttgcaaaatttttcagattctctgtcacatcgaatctttagacacatgcatggagtattaaatatagacgaaaataaaaattaattgcacagtttggtcggaattgacgagacgaatcttttgagtctagttagtctatgattagacaatatttatcaaatacaaacgaaaatgctaccgtgttaattttctaaaaatttttgaactaaacaaaggcctCAGGAGCTAAGCCGGACCTAAACACTACTCCGTACTTCATCGAAGCAAAGAGGGGCAGACTGGCAGAGGGCCATACGGGTGGGCTGGGTTGCCCTACCCGTTGCTCGTGTCGGGGCCCCGTCGTCCCCGATGCTGCCCGTCGAGCGTCGGCCCCCATCGCCGCTTCCCAGTCCCCCTCACCTCACCAACACAGCACAGCACACCACAGCTCGCCTCCCTCTCACAGGCCACAGCACACTGCCACTCCGAAACCCCAAGCGCCACCAGGCACCAGCCTCCCCGCCCCCCTCCCCCCTCCTCCTCGCGCCGCCGGGGCCATGCTCCTCTCCGGGCCGCCGGCGGCGCCCACCCCGCCGCTGCTGCTCCCGGAGAGCAGCGGCGAGGACGGCGGCCACGATTCCTCCTCCCGCGCGGCAGCAGTGGCGGGATCGGCGCCGAAGAGGCGCGCGGAGACCTGGGTCCGTGAGGAGACCCTCTGCCTCATCGCGCTGCGCCGGGAAATGGACGCCCACTTCAACACCTCCAAGTCCAACAAGCACCTCTGGGAGGCCATCTCCGCCCGGATGCGGGACCAAGGGTTCGACCGCTCCCCGACCATGTGCACCGACAAGTGGCGCAACCTGCTCAAGGAGTTCAAGAAGGCGCGCAGCCACTCTCGGAACAGCGGCggcggctccggctccggcgctgGAGGGAACGGCAACGCCAAGATGGCGTACTACAAGGAGATCGACGACCTGCTCAAGCGCCGCGGGAAGGCGACGGGAAGCGGCAGTGGCGGCTGCGTTGGCAGTGGTGCTGCCGGGAAGAGCCCCACATCCAATTCTAAGATCGAGTCCTACCTGCAGTTCACCACAGATAACGGTTGGCCTCTGTTTTTATAGAGATTGTCATGCTTTGCTAGATGAAACGCTTACTGTGATGTCTTGAATTCCACATAAGAGATTTTGAAAATGCAAAAAGCTTTGGGTTTTGGATAGAAATCAACTATTTTGATAACGATTTTTGGGTGCATGCTATGGGTTTTGGCCTTAGATGTGTGCAAATGATAAGGCTTGTTAAACTGTGCAAGTTTATCGAGCAATTTGAGAAAATATGACCTATGCAGTTGATAAGCCTTGTTAAACTGTCCAAATCAACTATATGCaatatgcagttgatttcgttTCTGAGTGTGTGGTGACTGTACGTGCTGTGTCCATGTATCTGATAGCTTTTGAAGTTATATGGTGTGTGCTTTCATACTCTCATATGTCTCAGTTACCTGCTCCATTAATATTAGTTCGTTATCATGCTTTTTGTAGCTAAATATTTGGACTCTGTGCTTTATTTGATTTTTGGTTGCAGTATTTTTTGTTAGCTCATAAACTAATATTCTCTGCATTCAATCTAGGCTTTGATGATGCTAACATTCCTTTTGGTCCTGTGGAAGGTACTGAGCTCCTACATGTGTAACAATCACGATCTATTTCTTAATTTAACTCATATAGCGACTATGTGTTATTGACTATACCCTTTCATGTTTTCTAGCAAATGGTAGACCAATACTGAGTATCGATGATCGTTTGGAGGATGACAGGCATCCGCTTCCCTTGACGGCTGCTGATGCAGTTGCAACCAATGGTGTGAACCCATGGAATTGGAGAGACACCTCTACTAATGGTACTAATCTGCACATGCCACAAGTTAAATTAATACAGTGCCTCTGAATGAGTGCCCTCTAACTTGTCACTGGTGATAAATTTGTATAATTTGAATTGTTGTTATCTCACTGTGTGGTGTATGAACCAAATTCAGTGTAGCTCCCTGTTCTGTTAAACCGTATGGAAGCAAAAGGTTTTGAAGCTCCTCTACTTTGACCTAACCTTAGTTCAGATCTTACTATCTTAGTTTTACCTATGATTTTCATTGGTATAGTTCTTGGCAGGTGGCAGGGACCTGTAACTTTCTATGTACTAACTGCTCTCATTCAAACTTCTACTCCCTTCGTTCAAAATTGTAATTTTAGCTTTTCTGGGTACATGTTTTTTGTTACGTATCTAAACATACCCTATATCTAGGTGCATAGCAAAAATTATGTacctagaaaagtcaaaacgacttataatttggaacaatatgtatctagaaaagccaaaacgacttataatttggaacggagggattaCATCTGAGGTGATAAATCAACTACCTAGAGAGATGAGCAACATTTTAATTTGTATTTTAAGATTCTGTAGCCTTCAAAGTGCTTAACATTGGGTAGCTCTTACTTAAATTATAGTAAACTGAATTCCAGCAGCCATTTACAAAACTGGGTAGTTCAGTGCAAGTATTTTAAAAGTATCTTTTGGTTTAATTTATTGTTCCAATTGAAAATCTGCATAAATACATACAGGTGGAGATAACCATGGCAGCTTCGGTGGGAGAGTCATTTTAGTGAAGTGGGGTGATTACACTAAAAGGATTGGAATTGATGGTACTCCTGAAGCAATTAAGGAAGCCATCAAATCAGCATTTGGATTAAGAACAAGGCGTGCTTTCTGgcttgaagatgaagatgaggtTGTTCGAGCCTTGGACAGGGACATGCCAGTTGGAACATACACACTTAATCTTGATGATGGTACCTATAAACTCTCTTCTTAGCCATGGAATGAAATTCTTTACTTTATGAATAACTAGATCTGTATATGGATGTTGTGACGTTGTTATGCCTTGTTAAGGGAAATGTGAAAATTAGAACATAGACTCTTTATCATGGGCAACTAGTCAATCACTACATAGTAATACtttgttttatttttcaaaCTCCTTTTCCGCATGGATAATAGAACATAGACTCCTAAAAATTTGTGTGCATGGATGAGATTAGTACATGAGGttacaaaagtacaatgttattGACAGTACTTTCTCCAACTGTAGTTTGGCCAGACAGAAAATCCATAGGGCTTTATCACTTGAGAGGCTTTTCATTTAACTACTGAAGTTTGTGGTTATCCTTTTTTTCAGGGATAACAATCAAACTCTGTGATGGAAACCGCATGCAGACGCCAGAAGACAAGACATTTTACACTGAAGAGGACTTTCGAGATTTCCTCTTACGGCGTGGTTGGACATTTCTCAGGGAGTATGGAGGCTATAGAAACGTCGATAGCCTTGATGATCTCCGACCAGGTGTGATGTATCAGGGGCTGCGGTCACTTGGTGATTGATTTTGCAACATCTGCCTTGGCAAGGCATCGTGTCAAAGTGCTACTGCTAGTACTACCATTTAGTGTAATTGCCAGGCCATCCTTTATTCTCTGATATATGTAAAATGTAGCTGAATAGTGACATTGGTAACTAGAATATAGATGTGCAGTTGGAGTGTGCAGCAAATGATCCTCCAGAGAACTAGATTGTTCTACGATTACTTGCAGTAAATCTGAAAGTTTCCAGCACATTGTGTCCAGGGAATCTAAACGGGCAAGATAATTGTTACATCGCACAGGCGCTTGTCAGCGACATGTCATATTATAAAAGTAAAAACAGCATCTAAAAAGATCGCAAAAGGTTGCATTTCAATCCCAGAATTACATAGCTTCCAGGGCTCCAGACAGGGGAATACGCAAGAATGGTTTGGTAGGAGTGGGAGTACGCGCTAGACGTGAATGAACGATTCACACTGCCTTCACGCCAAGCTCTAGCG
Protein-coding sequences here:
- the LOC8060168 gene encoding trihelix transcription factor GT-1; this encodes MLLSGPPAAPTPPLLLPESSGEDGGHDSSSRAAAVAGSAPKRRAETWVREETLCLIALRREMDAHFNTSKSNKHLWEAISARMRDQGFDRSPTMCTDKWRNLLKEFKKARSHSRNSGGGSGSGAGGNGNAKMAYYKEIDDLLKRRGKATGSGSGGCVGSGAAGKSPTSNSKIESYLQFTTDNGFDDANIPFGPVEANGRPILSIDDRLEDDRHPLPLTAADAVATNGVNPWNWRDTSTNGGDNHGSFGGRVILVKWGDYTKRIGIDGTPEAIKEAIKSAFGLRTRRAFWLEDEDEVVRALDRDMPVGTYTLNLDDGITIKLCDGNRMQTPEDKTFYTEEDFRDFLLRRGWTFLREYGGYRNVDSLDDLRPGVMYQGLRSLGD